The following DNA comes from Methanosarcina vacuolata Z-761.
GATTCCAGAAGTTCAAAAATCGTAAAATTAAAATGAAAATATATTATCCATAATATATGATAAGAAATTCAATTTCTCACAGTCGTTATTTGTTGAACTGCAAGGATATCAAATAATGTAATTACTCCAGCCACGAAGAAGATTACTGAAGGTATTGTGCTATAAATAATAGAACCTCCTGTAGCTAATGAAAATAGAAAATAAAGCGCGTATAATGGACTTATAATTAAAATAGCCCACATAACGTATGTGAGTGCATCCTTACTCATATTTTCGCTATTGATTTCCGGTTTTTTATTTGGTTTCACATTTTTGCTATTGGTATCTGGTTTTTTATTTGGTTTCACATTTTCGCTATTAATATCTGGTTTTTTATTTGGTTTCATATTTTCGCTATTGGCATCTGGTTTTTTATTTGGTTTCACATTTTCGCTATTGATATCTGGTTTTTTATTTGGTTTCATATTTTTATGCTCCGAGTATCATTATTCATCGAATTGTCTCCTAATATTAATTAATAATGTAAAACATATATAATAATTTGAGCCTGGGGTAGTTTTTTCAAGAAAAGTTCCAGATAAGAAAGTTTAGGTGCAAAGTCTCTTGAATGAAAAAATAGTTATAATTGCGGTTTCCAGTAATTCACAATGCAGCTCTTTACCAGATACGAAGAAATAGAACCTTACGTCACAAAAGACGGTTCAATTATCCGCGAACTTATGCATCCGTCGGTCCACGGCAACTCAAATCAGAGCCTTGCCGAAGCCACTGTGCCAGCCGGAGGAAAAACCCTTCTTCACAAACACCACTTGACCGAAGAAATTTATCACATTACCGAAGGCAGCGGGATAATTACTCTTGGCTCTGAAGAATTCAAGGTCAAAAAAGGAGATACTGTTTGTATTTCTCCCGGCACTCCGCACAGAATTCAAAACACAGGAAATACGCCGCTGAAAATTCTCTGCTGCTGTGCGCCGGCTTATTCGCATGAGGATACGGAATTGGTGGAATGAATTCAGGAATCAAAAGAAACGTTTTTTGAGTGGAGAGTTCTCTTATATTAAGCAATTTGCTCCGATATGTTTGCATACTGAACACTTATTTCATTATACTCAGCATCATTGAGTCCATCCATTTTTCTCTTTTTAAGTAGCTTAGCCTGTTTTGACTTGTAAATCGCCAGGCAGTTCCTCCCCGCATCTTCTCTTGTGAAACATTTGTCTTCGATTTTCTCTATTTCAATTGAACTCAGTTGCTTCCCACTACCGGTTGTGAAATATCTTACATAAGGTTTGAATCCTGAATCCTTAAAAAGCATTTCAAAATCTTTTTTGTCATCTCACAGAACGAAACTCCTTTCTTTTTCGACCAGTTCCTTTTGATCAAGAATAAATATCTCCCGCCATCTTGGACTTTGCTGGAAAGTGAATACATAATGTCTGGAAGGTAAACAAGTTCAATTTCAGGTTGTGGTACAAAAAATCTAGCTTTGTTACAAAATCAGTGTAAACCTTCACAATTAAGAAAGTTAGTCACTCTCATCGCCGGGAAAAAGGTACACAAAGGTAAAAATCATAGTATCAAACTGCAGAAATATTATTTTTGCATCACAACTTTATGCGTGGCCTTAAGATCCTCTTTGTCTTGGCCGGGCTTCTCGAATTATTTTATTAGGGAAGCAATAGCACCATATTTAATTTGGTAAATGAGGTACAATAATCTTTAAAAATTGGATCATTTTTGAGGTCCTATTTAAGAAAGTAGTCCTAAGTTATCAAACTCTGTACTGATGATCCGCAGACCCTCCTCGCAATCCTCTGGAATTTTGCCACCTGCGATTACCAGCTTACCAGAACTGAATATAAGCACTACTAGTTTGGGAGCATCGATCCTGTAAACAAGCCCGGGAAATACTTCTGGCTCGTACTCAACGTTCTCCATGCCAAGGGCCATAACAATTGTGTTCAGGTTTAGGTTCGTTTTCAAATCAGCGGTGGCTACAATGTTCTGAACATGAACTTCAGGGTCTAGATCTATTTTATCGAAGCCGATGTCCTTTAGTGTGTTAGCCAGAGTGATTATGGCCTTATGGGCGTTCTCGACGCTCTTGGATCCGGTGCATACCACTTTTCCGGAAGTGAAAATTAAAAAAGCAGCTTTGGGATTCTGAATTCTGTATACGAGGCCGGGGAACTTCGCTTTGTTATATTCTGCGCCTTCCAACCCAGACTCCATTATTTTTACCAGGTCGAAATCTTCCGCCAACGTGGTGGATGCCACTATGTTCTGTATAGTTATTATAGACTCCATAAAACACATATCCTAAATGTTTTTAAATAGATGTAATTATCGGTTAAGACACAAAATGAGGTTCCATTACAAAAAAAATTATTAAATTTATACTCTAAAATAAATAAAAAGTCATTGGTCATCGGTTAAGGAATTTTTCTTGCCTGAAAGCTATCGATTTTGCACTTTAATCCTGATTAAACTTTTGCCTTTTTACATGGAATCGATACCTTGTTCCAGTCCACAATATATTAAAACCTTAACTCTGCCACGAATAGGGAATATCTTTTTCAATAACAATGCTCTTGATCATGTTTCACTCAGAATCATTAAAACACAGTATATAATTTTTCAGTGGGTCCCCCCGGAAAGAAAGATAACAAATTGATGTTTGAGCCTATAGGTCTCGAATTTAAAAATAAGCAAAAATGCAAAAATTACTTATTTTATACCCTATAGGAAATAAATTTCTCCATATTTTTCAGTTTATTTCAAACAAAATTTTCAAACAAAATTTTCGATATCTATAGAACAAATCGCATTAAATGTATAAAAAATCTCTGGTAATTTGAAAGCAATAGAGGGAAAAATGCAAAAATCCTTTAAAAAACAACATCAAAAGATACAATACTTGAATTGGTTTATTCCCTACGCGAAGGAGAGTCAAGGTTAAAATTTATAACAATTGTTGTGGAAATGGAGGCAATTTATCACGATTCCTCACTTAACCGAAGACGCATAACAGAGCCTTGCCGAAGCTACCGTGCCAGCCGGTGGAAAAACTATTCTTCACAAACATCACCTGACCGAAGAAATCTATCACATTACAGACGGTAGCGGGATAATGACTCTCGGTTCTGAAGAATTCGAGGTCAAAAAAGGGGATAACGTTTGTATTTCTCCCGGCACTCCGCACAGGATTCAAAACACAGGAAATACGCCGATGAAAATTCTCTGTTGCTGTTCGCCGGCTTATTCACATGAGGATACGGAATTGTTGGAATGAGTTAAATAAAATTAGATTCTTAAGAATTTTTCGTCTTTAAATAAAATGACCTTCGATTTCTCTTCTTTTTCGATTTCAGAGAGGATTTCAAATGCGGTATTAGCTGAATACTCGTGATCTGATTCCAGTAAACCTTTCAGCTGCTCTCTGTTTTTTACAGTACAAATCTCTACAAGTGCCTCTGCCGCACTCAGCCTCACATCTGAGTCATCATCTTTCAGTGCGTTTATTAGCGGCTGCACAGCTGTATCCGATTTAATATTTCCAAGTGCCTCTGCCACACTTCTCCGCACATATGAATCTTTATCTTTCAGTGCATTTATCAATGGTTTTACTGCTGTATCCGATTTTATGTTTCCAAGTGCCTTTGCCGCTCTCCACCGCACATATTCATCTTCATCTTTCAGTGCGTTAATTAGCGGCTGCACAGCTGTATCCGATTTAATATTTCCAAGTGCCTCTGCCACACTTCTCCGCACATATGAATCTTTATCTTTCAGTGCATTTATCAATGGTTTTACTGCTGTATCCGATTTTATGTTTCCAAGTGCCTTTGCCGCTCTCCACCGCACATATTCATCTTCATCTTTCAGTGCGTTAATTAGCGGCTGCACAGCTGTATCCGATTTGATATTTCCAAGTGCCTCTGCCACACTTCTCCGCACATTTGAATCTTCATCTTTGAGTGCGTTGATTAACGGCTGCACAGCTGTATCCGACTTGATATTTCCTAGTGATTCTGCCGCATATCGCCGCATATATGAATTTTCATCTTTGAGTGTATTGATTAGCAGTTGCACGGTTATATTCGACTTGATATTTCCAAGTGCCCCTGCTGCTCTCAACCGCACATTTGAATCTTCATCTCTGAATGTGTTGATTAGCAGCTGCATGGCTGTATCCGACTTAATATTTCCAAGTGTCTCTGCCGCATAATGCCGCACAAATAAATCTTCATCTTTGAGTGCGTTGATTAACGGCTGCACAGCTGTATCCGACTTGATATTTCCAAGTGCCTCTGCCACACTTCTCCGCACATATGAATCTTTATCTTTGAGTGCATTGATTAGGGGTTGCACTGCTTTATCCGATTTAATATTTCCAAGTGCCTCTGCCGCATAATGCCGCACATATAAATCTTTATCTTCGAGTGCGTTGATTAACGGCTGCACTGCTACATCCGACTTAATATTTCCGAGTGCCTTTGCTGCACTCCTCCTCACCTCTGAGTCTTTATCTTTGAGTGCGTTGATTAACGGCTGCACTGCTTTATCCGATTTAATATTTCCGAGTGCCTTTGCTGCACTCCTCCTCACTTCTGAGTCTTTATCTTTGAGTGCGTTGATTAACGGCTGCACTGCTTTATCCGATTTAATATTTCCGAGTGCCTTTACTGCACTCCTCCTCACTTCTGAGTCTTTATCTTTGAGTGCGTTGATTAACGGCTGCACTGCTACATCCGACTTAATATTTCCAAGTGCTTTTGTCGCATTCAGTCGCACCTCTGAATTTTCATCTTTAAGTGCGTTGATTAACGGCTGCACTGCTTTATCCGACTTAATATTTTCGAGTACCTTTGCCGCACTCCTCCTCACTTCTGAGTCTTTATCTTTGAGTGCGTTGATCAACGGCTGCACTGCTTTATCCGACTTAATATTTTCGAGTGCTTTTGTCGCATTCAGTCGCATCTCTAAATTTTTATCTTTAAGTGCATTAATTAACGGCTGCACTGCTTTATCCGACTTAATATTTCCAAGCGCTTTTGTCGCATTCAGTCGCACCTCTGAATTTTCATCTTTAAGTGCGTTGATTAACGGCTGCACTGCTTTATCCGACTTAATGTTTCTAAGTGCCTCTGCCGCTCTCCATCGTACACTTGGATTTTCATCTTTCATCGCATTGATTAGCAACTGCACGACTGTATCCGACTTAATATCTCCAAGTGCTTCTGCCACCCTCCGCTGCACATACCAAACTTCGTCTTTGAGTGCGTTGATTAGAAGCTGCACAGCTGTATCCGACTTGATAGTTCCAAGTGCCTTTGTTGCATTCAGTCGCACCTCTGAATTTTCATCTTTGAGTGCATTGATTAGGGGTTGCACTGCTTTATCCGACTTAATATTTCCAAGTGCCTCTGCCGCATAATGCCGCACAAATACATCTTCATCTTTGAGTGCATTGATCAGGGGTTGCACTGCTTTATCCGACTTGATATTTCCAAGTGCTTCTGCAGCCCTCTGCTGCACATACCAATCTTTATCTTTGAGTGCATTGATAAGGGGTTGCACTGCTTTATCCGACTTGGTCTTTCCAAGTGTCTCTGCTGCAATCTGTCGCATCTCTGAATCTTTATCATTCAGAAATTTAACTATTATACTAATTCCAGTGGTTCCTATTTTTCCCAGACTTTCTATATAACTTATTTTTTCCAGTTTATACCTAGAATCCATTTTATCGGCAAGTAAAACACACAGTTTTTCCTTTATTTTGTCACTTGCTTTATTTACGCACTTTGAAGCTAGGAAAATTTCGGGTTGAAATATTAACTTTTGATCTTCTTTTGGAAGCATTGAATCAATAAATTCGTCAATCGAGTCCAAATCTAGCATTTCAGAGGTGAATATCACAACTTCTTCCCATTTTGGATGACTAAATGCCTCCGATACATCAAATCCTGCTTCAAAAAGCTCTTTTAGCTTTATAGCTGCAAAATATTCCTGAAAAGACTGGTGGATTCCATATGATACATAATCATCATTTTTATAAAGTACTCCAAGATTGGAGCAGTCTTCAAGAATCAACTGAGGGCGAATTTCTTTAAATAGAGAATCTTCAGAACTTTTTTTGACAAATTTGAGAGCTTCAGAATATTTACATGAAACTTCATTTCTGCACTGAAGTTTAAAATACAGGTCAGTAAGGGCATTCTCAATTTGTATTCTATCTGCGTGAAGACTTTTTCCTTTTTCTTTCTGATGATTAAAAAGAGTAGAAATAAAAGCTTCGTACAATTCAGAACGGTTTGAAGGCAGTAAGTCATTGGAATTGTCTTTTCTTCCCATAGCAACTTTAATGGCGATGTAAAGCATCATCGGGTTAGATAGTATGGATTTTAGCTGTTGGTTGCTAAGGATTTTGTCTTTGAGAGTATCTGCTAGTTCTCCATTTGAAACGTATCGACTTATGAATACCTCTATTTTCTCGTCTGTTAGTTTTTCCAGTTCTGAGACTTTGAAACTATTTTTTACACTCTCAAAAAAGCCTGGTCTTGAAGAAATAACAAATCTACAATTGTTGTAATCAGCAATGAAATTTGAAATCTTATCGTAGGGATGGAACTCATCGGTAGTTGAAAGTAAATCAAAGCCGTCAAGGAGAATAATTACTTTTCCTTTCAATACCTTTTCTAGAGTGTTCTCTGAGATTCCTTTCTCTCTAGCTTTCATAGCGACGTATGCGTCAAAAGGTTTCTTTATGAATCGCTCTTCACTTATATAAGAGTTTAATTCAATGTATAGAGGAATGTTTTCGTTTTTTCTCTCAAGATAACTTTTAGCAAGAGTATAACTCAACCATTTAAGTGTGGTCGTTTTTCCTGAACCTGATTCCCCAGAAATAATAAGTTTTATCTCTTTCTCAACAAGTTCAAGAACTTCAAATTCTTGTTCTTTATTGCTTTCCTCATCGTGAAATTTTAAAGTTACTGGTAAAATTTCTTTAGCTGAAAGCTCTGTATATACTTCACTGATTCCGGTTTTTCCATCTTCGTCTATTATTTTATTTAGGTATTTTTCTAATGCTTTTTCAAAGTCTACGCCGGATTCTTTTTTATCTTGATTTTCTCCACCGCCCTTGATTACTTCTTTTATTTCCTGAACGTTATGAGATATTTCTTTGACGTCTTGAGATATCTCTTGAACTCCTTGATTTGTTTCTTGGACTGTTTTACATGTTTGTTTTGCTAAGTAGAGCCCAAGATAGTCTCTAAGTTCAGGTTCTTCTTCTATTTTGGTATCTATTATCTCAAAAAAGGAATTTAAGATTAAATCTGCATCTTCGTGGGAGAAATCCTCCTCACTGAATAATTCAAAAAACTCATTGATCAAAATGTTTGAGCAATCAAGCTTATCCGGGCTTTTCAGATATTTTTCGATTGCTTTTTCCACGTTTTCCTGATGAAAAAAAGTATCAATTTGTATTCCAGTCAATTTATAATTTTTATTTGAGAACTCTTCAATTGCTTTATCATATACTTTTGAAGAAGTATCAGAAATATATTCAGGGATATTCTTGAAAGACTCATATAAGAGGTTAGTAAATAAGCCTAAAGCTAATTCTGAAATAACCATTGTATCCCTGTTGATATGAAAATCTCTTCCTTAATTCTCAATCAACTCTTTATAAAATCATCTATATTAATTCTTTCTATTTTATTCGGTAAAGGCTGCTCTCCTCCGTCGAGCGTGACAAATCTTTCCTGATTCTTTATAATCAAATTCAAAGCTTTTTAGTAATTAGTGACTGTATCAATAGTCTTAATATGAAAATCGTAACTTGGAACTGTAATATGGCTTTCCGGAAGAAATAAAAACAAATTCTTCCTTATAATCCCGATTTATTGATTGTTTCTGAGTGTGAGCATCCGGATAAATTCAGCGATAAATTTTACGACGATGTTTTATGGATAGGTGATAACAGAAACAAGGGTCTGGGTGTTTTCAGTTTCAATGATTTTGAAATTGCAATCCATGAATCTTATTGTGAAAATTACAGATATGTCCTTCCTGTCACAGTGAACGGCGGTGAAGCAATGAATTTTATTGCTATCTGGTCTCAGAACAATAAAGAGGACCTAGGAAGGAGATACATTGGAGAAGTTTGGAAGTCACTGAATTACTATAAGGACTTGTTCAGATTTCCAACGATTATTGCAGGTGATTTCAACTGGAATGTTATCTGGGATCAGGGGAATCAGAAATATCCTCTTTACGGAACACTCACTGATGTAATTAATTTGTTAGAGCAATTTGATATTTTCAGTATGTATCATACTTTTACAAATACAGAGTTCGGGATTGAAAAGGAACCGACGCTTTATTTCAGGAAAAATCAGAAAACTCCTTATCATATAGATTATATTTTTGCGCCTTCTGAAATAATTAATCGCGGGAAATCGTTTTCGGTTGGTAAATATGAAGATTGGATTTCTCTGAGTGATCATATGCCTTTAATAGCAGAATTAGAATAACTACTCACTTCTTGGAACTTCTTTACGGAAATCTTGTATTATATTCTCTTTATCTGTCTTCTCTTATTATATGGGAAAGGCCGCTCTCCTACGTCGAGCGTGACAAAGACGACCCAATATGGCGAATATGGTTTCACGGGTTAATTTTTCCATTTATTGGGTTGAAATGAGGTTATTTTATCCTTTATTGTGATCTTCTACTGCTTTCTACAGTTTTTTAATTTATTCCCAATCTAAAAACAGCTCGGTTTTTAAGATTTCCTCCATTTCAATGCTTTCCAGGATCTCAAAAGCGAGATTTGCCGTAAATTCGTCTTCCGAGTCAAGTAAAGCCTGCAAACGTGGCCTGTCCTCTTCAGTACATATCTTTTTGAGAGTTCCGGCTACTTCGGCTTTTACAAAGCGGTTACAATCATAAAGGCTGTTGATAAGGGGTTCGACGGCCTTTTCAGGTTTTATCCTGCCGAGAGCTTTTGCAGCAGCCAACCGCGTAAAATCATCCGTATCCGTAAGGGCGGCAATAAGGTGATCAACTGCGTTTTCGGCTTTAATCTGGCCGAGAGCTTCGGCTGCTCCTGATCTTCCTTTATTATTTGGATCCATCAGCGCATCAATAAGAGGTTCTATAGCCTGGCTGGATTTTATTTTACCAAGGGCTTTTGCAGCTTCTTCTTTTACAGAGCCGTCGTTATCAAAAACCAGAATAGCTATCAGGGGCTGGAGAGCTTTTTTTGATTTTATCTGGCCGAGGGTGTCGGCAGCAAAACGGCGTACGGTTGCGTCCCTGGACTTGAGGGCACTGACCAGCGGAGGGATAGCTTTTTCACAATCAAAAAGGTTCAGGGATCCGGCTGCAAGCCTCCTGACTTCATCGTCCTCGTTATCAAGGGCGCTGATCAGGGATTCAAACGCTCTTTCACTTCTGTTTTCGGACAGGCTTTGCAGGGCTTTTGCTGTTTCTTTTCGCACAAGTTTATCTTCGTCTTTAAGAGCGTTATCAATGAACTCAAAGATCTGGTCCGATATGCAATCAGGAATCCCATAAGGATTTATCTGGCCAAGGGCTCTTACTGCTCCCTGCCTTGTGAAAGGGTCCTGAGACTTAAAAATCCTGATAAGGGGGTCAAGGACTTTTTCGCATTCCAGTTGCCCGAGTGCATTTGCAGCTTCCTTCCTGACAAAGCGGTTTTCATCCCCGAGGGCAAAAAGCAGCGGAGCAATGGCTTTTCTAACTTTCATCATTCCGAGAGCTTTTGCGGCTTCCAGTCGGACTAAATGACTGTTGTCCTGGAGTTTATTTATCAGGGTTTTAGCAGCTTTCTCGGACTTTATTTCTCCAAGGGATTCTACGGCTGTCTTTCTTACAAACTCGTCCTCATCCGAGAGTGCTGAAACGAGGGAGTCAAGCGTTTCCTCGGACCCTACTCCCCCGAGGGCTTTTGCAGCTTCCCTTCGGACGAAACGGCTTTCGTCCCCAAGCATATTGACGAATGTTCCGGAAGTTTTGTCCGATTTGATTTCTCCAAGGGCTTTTGTAGCGATCCAGCGTACAAATTCATCTTTATCTTCAAGGGCATCTACAAACGGTTCAACAGCCCTTTCCGACCTCATCCGGCCCAAGGCTTCAGCAGCTCCCAGCTGGACAAGTTTGTCTTCTTCCTGAAATGCTTTTATAAGGGCTTCCGCCACTTGCCTGGAATTTGTCTTTCCAAGGGCTCCTACAGCTCCAATCCGAACAAAGTCGTCTTTGGCCCCGAGTGCGGAAATAAGGACTTCCATCGCTTTCTCAGATCCAATCTGCATTAGCGCATTTGCAGCCTCCAGCCGGACAGCCCGGTTCTTATCTTCAAATGTGTCCCTGAGCAGTTCTATTGCTCTTTCGGACCCTATTAAGCCAAGAGACTTTATGGCTTCTATCCGTACAGAATAATCTGCATCCCCAACTGCAGCCTCAAGTGGAATAAGTGCCATCTCGGACCTGGTTTCCCCGAGCACTTTCGCAGTCTCTCTTTTTACCCTGATATCTTTATCTTTAAGTGCTCCAGTATTGGCCCTGATCCCACAGGCTCCGAGCCTTCCAAGGCTCTGAACAGCCTTTATTTTTTCTACAGTATACCTGCTGTCAAGTTTTCTGGCAAGCAAAGCACATAGCTTTCCTTTTGTTTCGGGACTGGCTCTCCCAGCACATTTTGAAGCCAGATACAAGTTTCCGCTTGAGACCATCAAATTTAAAAGTTCGTCTCCTGATTCGAGCAAGTCCGAGGTGAGCATTATCACATTCTCCCATCTCGGATTCCTGAAAGCCTTTGAGATATCCATCCCGTTTTCACAGTATGTTTTCAGCTTTAAAGCCGCAAAATATTCCTGAAAAACTCGATTTATTCCGAACTTTACTTCGGAACTCTTTCTTATCAGAAGTCCAAGCTCTAAGCAGGCCTGAAGGAGTTTTCCCGCCTTTAACCTACCAGACCTGCTGCACTCTGTAATCCTTCCAGATTTGCTGCACTCTGTTTTGCTGCACTCTGTTTTGCTGCATTCTGTAATCCTTCCAGAGCTGCTGGCTTCTATATATGATTCTGCCACTTCAAGGGCATAGCTATACTTACATGAAACCTTATTCTTGCACTGGAGTTTGAAGGCCAGATTCATAAGGACATTTTCAATATTTGTTCTTTCGGTGTTCAGCTCCTGAGAATCTATTCTTCCAGTACCTAGCTCCTGATAACTTATTCTGTAATCTTTAAAAAGCTCCGAAACAAAAACCTGATAGATTTCTGCCCGGACGAAAGGAATTGAATCAAAAAAATTAAAGTGCTGGACACCTTCATGTTTTCCTCTTCTTCCCATATGTGCCGTTGAAAGTTTGATCCAGAGATAAAGCAGCAGAGGATTCTGGAGGATAGGCTTTGACTGAATCTCACCCAGGCTTCTGGCTTTTAAAAGCTTTGCCTGTCTCTTATTGGGAACGTACTTTTCTATAAACAGCCTGATTTTTTCATCAGTCAATTTTTCAAGTTCGGAAAGTGCAAATGTACTTTTTAAACTATCAGACGGCTCGGGTCTAGAGGCAATAACATATCTACAGGCTTCATACTCGGAAATAAAATCGGAGATCTCATCAAAAGGGGAAAAATTCTCTGAAGGCATGAGCAAATCAAGCCCATCCAGTAACAGCAGGGCTTTTCCTTCGAGCAGCTTCTTAAAATCCGTCTCAGAAATGCCTTTTTTCGTTACCTCTGCTTTTAAGTAATTAGAAAAAGAACCTTTAACATAGGACTTAAGTTCTATATATATCGGAACAAATCCTTCTTTTTTCAGGAGGTATTCCCTGGCATAAACCGTACTCAGCCATTTTAGGGTGCTTGTCTTTCCTGAACCTGCTTCCCCGTAAATTATCAGGTGCCTTTCTTTTTCCACGATTTGTGAGATCTTGAAGTCATAGGCAAGAGAAACCCTTTCTTCAAAAAGCCTGCGCGTGATTGGTAGTATTTCTCTGGCGGATAATTCTACATAGTTAGAGTTTTTATCTCTATCTTCCAGTATTACGTTTTTCAGGTACGTCCCCATGTACCCGTTTGAACTACTTTCAGTTATAGACTCAGGCATAAGGTCCCCCCAAAATATCTAAATGGTATTTCCTTTCCAGATTCTATTCTTATTGTCAGGGGATCTTTTTTAGGTTTACTGCTTTCAGTATGTACCTTCAGTAAGTATCCTGACTATTTTCAGTAGGTATCCTGACTATTTTCAGCAGGTATCCGGACTATTTTCAGTAGGTATCCCGGACTTTTTCTACGACTTTCTTGTTATATGCATTTACGATGTCGCTTCGGGTAATGAGGCCGAGTAGTCTGGTTTTATCCTCTCTGTCCACGACTGGAAGCCTGCCTATTTGCTTTGAAGCAAAGCGTTTGAGGACCGCATCAAGGGTTTCATCAGGATAGGCAACTTCCAGACGCCGGGTGGCTATATCCTTTACTTTTTTGTCAACGTCTCCGGACTTTACTTTGCTCCGGAGGTCTGAAAGGGTTACTATACCTGAAAGTTTGCCTTTGGAATCAAGGACTGGAAAACCGACGTGGCGGCTTACCTGCATTAGGGTTGTAAGTGTCTCAACACTCTTCTCCTCAGAGACTGTCTGGACATATGTGATCATGGCGTCTTTTACAAACAAGGAGCTCATGATATCCACTTCCCTGCCTTTTCGGATCTTAAATCCTTTCCTGCGTAGGCCCTCCGTGAAAATGGACTCCGGATAAAGGGCATTTGACATCACATTGCTGAGTACGCAGGCAAACATGAGAGGAAGAATCATATTATAATCCCTTGTAATCTCAAAAAGGATCAGAATGGCAGTAAGGGGAGCCCTGGCAGTTCCGGCAAAGACTGCACCCATCCCGACCATAGCATATGCCCCTTGCTCAGCTAAGGTCCCCGGAAAAAACAGGTTTGCGACTGTCCAGAAAGCCCCTCCCAGCATTGCACCTGTAAAAAGGGAAGGGACAATCGTTCCTCCTGAGCCACCAGAGCCCAGGCTCAGGGAAAAAGCAAGGATCTTTAAAAAGAGCAGGATTATCAGGATCTTGAAAGTAAACTGGTTGTTGAGGACATCCGTTATTACAGTATAGCCCATTCCCATAACTCTGGGATAAAAAATACCCATTGCGCCGACTGCGAGCCCTCCCAGAGCAGGCTTGAAAACGGGATGGAAAGGGATTTCCGAAAAAATATCTTTTGTGTAGTAAAGCGTCCGGATCAGGACTGTAGAGACGATCCCCGCAAGAAGTCCGAGCACAAGGCAGAGTCCGAGTTCTTTGTAGGGGTTAATCAACTGGTAAGGCGAGATCTCTATAGGTTTTATTCCGAAAAGTGTGCTTGAGACAAGGGTTGCAAAGACCGAGGAAATAACTATCGGAATAAAAGTCCTGGTTTCAAGTTCCCCGTAGATTACCTCTACCACAAAGACAACCCCTGCAAGAGGGGCGTTAAACGCAGCTGCAATTCCGCCGGCAGCTCCACAGCCTAAAAGGATCTGAAGCTGCCTTTCCGTGCTATTCAGGATTTTTCCCATAAAAGCCCCGGTACCGGCTCCTGCAAGGATTCCGGGTGCTTCCTTTCCCAGGGAACCTCCTGAACTGATTGTGATTATTGAAGTAAAAACTTCCAGAAAAACATCCTTGAGATTAAGCCTTGCTCCGCGGAGGGTTACGGTTTCTATAAGCCCGTCAACGCCGTATTTCTTTTTCATCAGAAAATGGGAGATTAGTCCTACCAGCAAACCCCCAAAGGCAGGCACGAATAACACAT
Coding sequences within:
- a CDS encoding exonuclease/endonuclease/phosphatase family protein encodes the protein MLPYNPDLLIVSECEHPDKFSDKFYDDVLWIGDNRNKGLGVFSFNDFEIAIHESYCENYRYVLPVTVNGGEAMNFIAIWSQNNKEDLGRRYIGEVWKSLNYYKDLFRFPTIIAGDFNWNVIWDQGNQKYPLYGTLTDVINLLEQFDIFSMYHTFTNTEFGIEKEPTLYFRKNQKTPYHIDYIFAPSEIINRGKSFSVGKYEDWISLSDHMPLIAELE
- a CDS encoding HEAT repeat domain-containing protein — encoded protein: MPESITESSSNGYMGTYLKNVILEDRDKNSNYVELSAREILPITRRLFEERVSLAYDFKISQIVEKERHLIIYGEAGSGKTSTLKWLSTVYAREYLLKKEGFVPIYIELKSYVKGSFSNYLKAEVTKKGISETDFKKLLEGKALLLLDGLDLLMPSENFSPFDEISDFISEYEACRYVIASRPEPSDSLKSTFALSELEKLTDEKIRLFIEKYVPNKRQAKLLKARSLGEIQSKPILQNPLLLYLWIKLSTAHMGRRGKHEGVQHFNFFDSIPFVRAEIYQVFVSELFKDYRISYQELGTGRIDSQELNTERTNIENVLMNLAFKLQCKNKVSCKYSYALEVAESYIEASSSGRITECSKTECSKTECSKSGRITECSRSGRLKAGKLLQACLELGLLIRKSSEVKFGINRVFQEYFAALKLKTYCENGMDISKAFRNPRWENVIMLTSDLLESGDELLNLMVSSGNLYLASKCAGRASPETKGKLCALLARKLDSRYTVEKIKAVQSLGRLGACGIRANTGALKDKDIRVKRETAKVLGETRSEMALIPLEAAVGDADYSVRIEAIKSLGLIGSERAIELLRDTFEDKNRAVRLEAANALMQIGSEKAMEVLISALGAKDDFVRIGAVGALGKTNSRQVAEALIKAFQEEDKLVQLGAAEALGRMRSERAVEPFVDALEDKDEFVRWIATKALGEIKSDKTSGTFVNMLGDESRFVRREAAKALGGVGSEETLDSLVSALSDEDEFVRKTAVESLGEIKSEKAAKTLINKLQDNSHLVRLEAAKALGMMKVRKAIAPLLFALGDENRFVRKEAANALGQLECEKVLDPLIRIFKSQDPFTRQGAVRALGQINPYGIPDCISDQIFEFIDNALKDEDKLVRKETAKALQSLSENRSERAFESLISALDNEDDEVRRLAAGSLNLFDCEKAIPPLVSALKSRDATVRRFAADTLGQIKSKKALQPLIAILVFDNDGSVKEEAAKALGKIKSSQAIEPLIDALMDPNNKGRSGAAEALGQIKAENAVDHLIAALTDTDDFTRLAAAKALGRIKPEKAVEPLINSLYDCNRFVKAEVAGTLKKICTEEDRPRLQALLDSEDEFTANLAFEILESIEMEEILKTELFLDWE
- a CDS encoding chloride channel protein; protein product: MEVSPEHRVVFHNVREYPRITEYIARFDTETARVNTIAIIIGLLTGFVIGVYDRTLQYSNTFLGMQQGFPLHEFPHYYVLFVPAFGGLLVGLISHFLMKKKYGVDGLIETVTLRGARLNLKDVFLEVFTSIITISSGGSLGKEAPGILAGAGTGAFMGKILNSTERQLQILLGCGAAGGIAAAFNAPLAGVVFVVEVIYGELETRTFIPIVISSVFATLVSSTLFGIKPIEISPYQLINPYKELGLCLVLGLLAGIVSTVLIRTLYYTKDIFSEIPFHPVFKPALGGLAVGAMGIFYPRVMGMGYTVITDVLNNQFTFKILIILLFLKILAFSLSLGSGGSGGTIVPSLFTGAMLGGAFWTVANLFFPGTLAEQGAYAMVGMGAVFAGTARAPLTAILILFEITRDYNMILPLMFACVLSNVMSNALYPESIFTEGLRRKGFKIRKGREVDIMSSLFVKDAMITYVQTVSEEKSVETLTTLMQVSRHVGFPVLDSKGKLSGIVTLSDLRSKVKSGDVDKKVKDIATRRLEVAYPDETLDAVLKRFASKQIGRLPVVDREDKTRLLGLITRSDIVNAYNKKVVEKVRDTY